A part of Gramella sp. MAR_2010_147 genomic DNA contains:
- a CDS encoding lmo0937 family membrane protein has protein sequence MRDLIWLIIVLLVIGWLVGYFAFPDLGSIIHILIVLAVILILYKLLTGRRL, from the coding sequence ATGAGAGATTTAATTTGGCTTATTATCGTTTTACTGGTAATTGGATGGCTTGTGGGATATTTTGCATTCCCAGACCTTGGAAGTATTATTCACATTTTAATAGTTCTGGCCGTTATTCTTATACTTTATAAGTTACTAACCGGAAGACGACTTTAA
- a CDS encoding DUF2256 domain-containing protein: MRNVKKENLPEKICPVCQRPFTWRKKWEKNWEIIKYCSEKCRKNKNEQLL, encoded by the coding sequence ATGAGAAATGTAAAAAAAGAAAACCTCCCCGAGAAAATATGTCCTGTATGTCAAAGGCCTTTTACATGGCGAAAGAAATGGGAGAAAAACTGGGAAATTATAAAATATTGTAGTGAGAAATGCCGAAAAAATAAAAATGAGCAATTATTGTAA
- a CDS encoding flavin reductase, whose amino-acid sequence MKHISANDIKEMEKIFRLNLINSCTGYKSANLIATKSKKGTPNVAVFSSVTHMGSNPAMLGFVTRPLSVARNTYNNIKETSYFTVNHIHEKMIERAHQTAAKYEEDISEFHKTGLNEVYLNNFHAPYVQQSEIKLGCTYLNEYEIKENNTLLVVAAIEHIYFDEGIQMPDGWLRLDDAGTVAVNGLDGYSLPSLLDRFHYARPGQEVKSFFSKENEQ is encoded by the coding sequence ATGAAGCATATTAGCGCGAATGACATCAAAGAAATGGAAAAGATCTTCCGTTTAAATTTAATAAATAGCTGTACAGGTTATAAATCTGCAAACCTCATTGCCACAAAATCTAAAAAAGGTACTCCAAATGTCGCCGTTTTTAGTTCGGTAACCCACATGGGCAGTAATCCCGCTATGCTCGGTTTTGTGACCAGACCTCTAAGCGTAGCAAGAAATACATATAATAATATCAAAGAAACTTCTTACTTCACAGTGAATCATATTCACGAGAAAATGATTGAAAGAGCCCATCAAACGGCAGCAAAATATGAAGAAGATATTTCTGAATTTCATAAAACCGGACTCAACGAAGTGTATTTGAACAATTTTCATGCTCCCTATGTTCAGCAGTCTGAAATTAAATTAGGCTGTACATACCTCAACGAATATGAAATAAAAGAGAATAATACTCTCCTAGTGGTAGCGGCAATTGAACATATTTATTTTGACGAAGGAATTCAAATGCCAGATGGCTGGCTTAGACTGGATGATGCCGGAACGGTAGCGGTAAATGGATTAGACGGCTATTCCTTACCAAGTCTGCTGGACAGGTTTCATTATGCTCGCCCGGGCCAGGAAGTAAAATCATTTTTCAGCAAGGAAAATGAACAATGA
- a CDS encoding alkene reductase yields the protein MNTEQQALLQTFKLGNLTLKNRVIMAPMTRSRADNPKNAPTDMHVKYYTQRAGAGLIITEGSQVSERGVGYVNTPGIHSLEQVEGWKKVTEAVHEKDGKIFIQLWHVGRISHPKFHNGNKPIAPSAINPNEQVYTPEGFEKTTEPKEMSIQEIQETIQEFKQAAKMAKDAGFDGVEIHSSNGYLIHQFFNKNANQRTDDYGGNIPNRARFFFDILEAISEIWPENQIGCRFNPSLHKSFGIVASEESIPTFDYIIEKLNAYDLAYVHLSEPFTDVSHVPYLETEIAKHYRKIYKGTLMINAGFDRESGNKVIEEGDADLVSYAKWFISNPDLPKRFENKWPLAEPDQDTFYTPGKEGYTDYPAFKEEKVS from the coding sequence ATGAATACAGAACAACAAGCACTTTTACAGACTTTCAAACTTGGAAACCTCACTCTAAAGAACAGAGTGATCATGGCTCCAATGACCAGAAGCAGGGCAGATAATCCAAAAAACGCTCCTACAGATATGCACGTAAAATATTATACTCAAAGAGCGGGCGCCGGACTCATTATCACCGAAGGATCACAGGTTTCTGAAAGAGGTGTTGGATATGTGAACACGCCGGGAATTCACTCGCTGGAACAGGTTGAGGGCTGGAAAAAAGTGACAGAAGCTGTGCATGAAAAAGATGGCAAAATCTTTATACAGCTATGGCATGTTGGACGTATTTCCCACCCTAAATTTCATAATGGAAACAAACCCATAGCTCCAAGTGCCATAAATCCTAATGAGCAGGTATATACTCCAGAAGGTTTTGAAAAAACAACAGAACCTAAAGAAATGAGCATTCAGGAAATACAGGAAACCATTCAGGAATTCAAGCAGGCAGCTAAAATGGCTAAAGATGCAGGATTTGATGGGGTAGAAATACATTCTTCAAACGGATATCTTATTCATCAATTTTTTAATAAAAACGCGAATCAACGAACAGATGATTATGGGGGAAACATCCCGAATAGAGCCCGGTTTTTCTTTGATATACTGGAAGCGATAAGCGAAATATGGCCTGAAAATCAAATTGGCTGTAGATTCAACCCATCTCTTCATAAATCCTTCGGTATTGTTGCCAGCGAAGAAAGTATTCCCACATTCGATTATATTATTGAAAAACTGAATGCTTATGATCTTGCTTATGTTCATCTTTCTGAACCTTTTACCGATGTAAGCCATGTCCCATATCTGGAGACTGAAATTGCCAAGCATTATCGAAAAATTTATAAGGGAACCCTTATGATAAATGCTGGCTTTGACCGTGAATCTGGAAATAAAGTGATTGAAGAAGGAGATGCAGACCTGGTTTCTTATGCAAAATGGTTTATCTCTAATCCCGATCTTCCAAAGCGATTTGAAAATAAATGGCCATTAGCAGAGCCCGATCAGGATACTTTCTATACGCCCGGTAAAGAAGGATACACAGATTATCCGGCTTTTAAAGAAGAAAAAGTATCATAA
- a CDS encoding NAD(P)/FAD-dependent oxidoreductase, translating to MQKEKDVAIVGSGLVGSLLAIFLRKQGHKVTVFDRRPDVRKVQFSGRSINLAMSNRGWKALREAGIEDEIRDLALPLDKRAMHVEDEPVYFQNYGEEGEAIYSISRGVLNRKMIDLAEAAGADFRFEEKIWDVDMKAAKLYTGESEKSVWKEYQFDLIFGADGAFSRVRHKMQRQSRFNYSQHFIDVGYKELTILANEDGTHKLDDSSFHIWPRGNFMLIAMPNLDGTFTCTLFMPFEGETSFESIKTEQQADAFFENYFPDIKDEISNLKKDFFKNPTSAMVTIKCFPWSYFDKITLVGDSAHAIVPFYGQGMNAGFEDISVLNEKINKYGNDWEQIFEEYQTERKPNADAIAELSYRNFVEMSSKTADPLFLLRKKIEKKFAQDHPELWTPLYSRVTFSDKAYSEALKIGDYQRGIMDEVMKISQIEKKWDSKEVEDRMIDLIKK from the coding sequence ATGCAAAAAGAAAAAGATGTAGCAATTGTAGGATCAGGACTTGTGGGATCGCTACTGGCTATTTTCCTGAGAAAACAAGGGCATAAAGTCACTGTATTTGATCGAAGACCAGATGTAAGAAAGGTTCAATTTTCTGGAAGGTCTATTAATCTTGCCATGTCTAACAGGGGTTGGAAGGCATTGCGTGAGGCTGGGATAGAGGATGAGATCAGGGATCTGGCACTACCTTTAGATAAAAGAGCTATGCATGTAGAAGATGAGCCGGTTTACTTTCAAAATTACGGTGAAGAGGGGGAGGCTATTTATTCAATCTCGAGAGGTGTTTTAAATAGAAAAATGATAGATCTGGCTGAGGCTGCCGGCGCCGATTTTCGATTTGAAGAAAAGATATGGGATGTAGATATGAAGGCTGCAAAGCTTTATACTGGAGAATCTGAAAAAAGTGTCTGGAAAGAATATCAGTTTGATCTCATATTTGGAGCAGATGGTGCTTTTTCCAGAGTCCGTCACAAGATGCAACGACAGAGCAGGTTTAATTATTCACAGCACTTTATAGACGTTGGTTACAAAGAACTTACCATTCTTGCAAATGAGGACGGGACGCATAAATTAGATGATTCTTCTTTCCATATATGGCCAAGGGGAAATTTTATGCTTATAGCCATGCCTAATCTTGATGGTACGTTCACCTGTACCCTGTTTATGCCATTTGAAGGTGAAACTTCTTTTGAAAGTATAAAAACTGAACAGCAAGCAGATGCATTTTTCGAGAATTACTTTCCAGACATAAAAGATGAAATCTCTAATTTAAAAAAGGATTTCTTCAAGAACCCAACCAGTGCTATGGTTACAATTAAATGTTTCCCATGGTCCTATTTTGATAAAATTACGCTCGTTGGAGATTCAGCCCACGCAATCGTGCCATTTTACGGACAGGGGATGAATGCTGGTTTTGAAGATATTTCAGTACTTAATGAAAAGATTAATAAATACGGAAACGACTGGGAACAGATTTTTGAGGAATATCAAACGGAAAGAAAACCCAATGCCGATGCAATTGCAGAACTGAGCTATAGAAATTTTGTGGAAATGAGCAGTAAGACTGCAGATCCACTATTCTTACTTCGTAAAAAGATCGAGAAGAAATTTGCTCAGGATCATCCAGAGCTTTGGACACCTTTATACTCCAGGGTTACATTTTCAGACAAAGCATATTCAGAAGCTCTGAAAATTGGTGATTATCAACGAGGAATTATGGATGAGGTAATGAAAATATCCCAGATAGAGAAGAAGTGGGACAGTAAAGAAGTAGAGGATAGGATGATAGATCTTATTAAGAAATAA
- the msrA gene encoding peptide-methionine (S)-S-oxide reductase MsrA translates to MKFLLLNFISLVVLACGNQTKDNVVTNPEIANAEPVSVPAENGMEKAYFASGCFWCVEAIYESVEGVQESISGYAGGHTKNPTYESSNTGKTGHAEAVEVIYDPEVVSFKTLVQVYFGSQDPTQVNGQGPDRGSQYRSIIFFQNAQQKKIIEEVKAEVAKNYDKPIAAEILPFQKFWIAEDYHQNYEKNNPQNPYIQGVSIPRLNRFKAKFPDILKEDAH, encoded by the coding sequence ATGAAATTCTTATTATTAAATTTTATCAGCCTCGTTGTATTAGCTTGTGGAAATCAAACAAAAGACAATGTTGTTACAAATCCCGAAATCGCTAATGCAGAACCAGTTAGTGTACCTGCTGAAAACGGTATGGAGAAAGCCTATTTTGCAAGTGGCTGTTTTTGGTGTGTTGAAGCAATTTATGAAAGCGTGGAGGGTGTCCAGGAATCTATTTCCGGCTATGCCGGTGGTCATACCAAAAATCCTACATATGAATCTAGCAATACCGGTAAAACCGGACATGCGGAAGCAGTTGAAGTTATTTATGATCCAGAAGTAGTAAGTTTCAAAACTCTGGTTCAGGTTTATTTTGGCTCCCAGGATCCAACTCAGGTAAACGGTCAGGGACCAGACAGAGGCTCGCAGTATCGCTCTATCATATTTTTCCAGAATGCTCAACAAAAGAAAATTATAGAAGAAGTAAAAGCTGAAGTTGCAAAAAATTATGATAAACCAATTGCAGCAGAGATTTTACCTTTTCAAAAATTCTGGATAGCAGAAGACTACCACCAGAACTACGAAAAGAACAATCCTCAAAACCCATATATTCAGGGAGTCTCTATTCCAAGATTAAATAGATTTAAAGCTAAGTTCCCCGATATTTTAAAGGAGGATGCTCATTAA
- a CDS encoding C4-type zinc ribbon domain-containing protein has translation MAKKNDVTVEEKLRSLYDLQLVDSRIDEIRNVRGELPLEVEDLEDEVAGLNRRLEKLDADIEVIDNDIKNKKNQIEESKTTIKKYSDQQKNVRNNREFNALSKEVEFQELEIELSEKHIKEYKAKIEQKKEVITQTKEKLSERQEHLKHKKSELDEILKETEKEEQALIDKSQEYEKNIEERLVTAYKRIRSNVKNGLAVVPVERGASGGSFFTIPPQVIMEIAGRKKIITDEHSGRILVDEDLAKEEQEKMAGMFKKF, from the coding sequence ATGGCGAAAAAAAACGATGTTACTGTAGAAGAGAAGTTAAGATCACTGTACGATCTTCAGTTGGTGGATTCGCGAATTGACGAAATTAGAAACGTGCGTGGTGAATTACCTCTGGAAGTTGAAGATCTGGAAGATGAAGTAGCAGGTTTAAACAGGCGCCTGGAAAAACTGGATGCAGATATTGAAGTTATTGACAATGACATCAAGAACAAAAAGAACCAGATTGAGGAGTCTAAGACTACCATCAAAAAATACTCTGACCAACAGAAAAATGTTCGTAATAACAGAGAATTTAATGCACTAAGTAAAGAGGTGGAGTTTCAGGAACTGGAAATAGAACTTTCAGAAAAGCACATCAAAGAATACAAAGCAAAGATCGAGCAGAAGAAAGAAGTGATCACTCAAACAAAAGAGAAACTTTCTGAGCGCCAGGAGCACCTTAAGCATAAGAAGAGTGAACTTGATGAGATCTTAAAAGAAACTGAAAAAGAAGAGCAGGCACTTATTGATAAATCTCAGGAATACGAGAAGAACATCGAAGAAAGACTTGTGACTGCTTATAAAAGAATAAGAAGCAACGTTAAAAATGGACTGGCGGTAGTACCGGTAGAGCGTGGGGCTTCAGGAGGTTCTTTCTTTACGATCCCTCCACAGGTGATCATGGAAATTGCGGGTCGCAAAAAGATCATTACCGATGAGCACAGTGGAAGAATCCTTGTAGATGAAGATCTTGCAAAAGAAGAACAGGAGAAAATGGCTGGTATGTTCAAGAAGTTCTAA
- a CDS encoding Nif3-like dinuclear metal center hexameric protein: protein MIIQEVISLIEDFAPIKYAEDFDNVGLLVGDSSAEVKGALITLDTLEATVEEAISKDCNLIISFHPIIFSGLKKLTGRDYVERTVLKAIKNDIAIYAIHTALDNQYKGVNDMISEKLGLVNRKILIPRRDSIKKLTTFVPAKNAEEVREALFKANGGSIGNYDNCSFNISGKGSFKGNEVSNPVIGEKGKIHFEEEIQIGITFSSHLESKILKNLFIAHPYEEVAYEIHSLENKNQHLGMGMIGELNSPADEKNFLNHLKETFTTGCVRHSKLLDKPIKKVAVLGGSGAFAIENARAAGADIFITADLKYHDFYKAEEKLVLADIGHYESEQFTKNLLYSFLSKKISSFALILADTNTNPIHYL, encoded by the coding sequence ATGATCATACAGGAGGTAATTAGTCTAATTGAGGATTTTGCTCCTATAAAATATGCCGAAGATTTTGATAATGTAGGCCTGCTAGTGGGCGATTCTTCAGCAGAAGTAAAAGGCGCACTCATTACTTTAGATACATTAGAAGCAACCGTAGAGGAAGCGATCTCAAAAGACTGTAATTTGATTATCAGTTTTCACCCGATAATTTTTTCAGGATTAAAAAAATTAACCGGTAGAGATTATGTTGAAAGAACAGTGCTTAAGGCCATAAAAAATGATATTGCTATTTACGCTATTCATACAGCTCTAGATAATCAGTACAAGGGTGTAAATGACATGATTTCAGAAAAATTGGGACTTGTAAACAGAAAGATCCTAATTCCGCGAAGAGATTCTATAAAAAAACTCACCACTTTTGTTCCGGCTAAAAATGCTGAAGAAGTACGAGAGGCTCTTTTTAAAGCAAATGGAGGAAGCATTGGTAATTATGACAATTGCAGCTTTAATATTTCAGGAAAAGGAAGTTTTAAAGGAAATGAGGTATCAAATCCGGTGATAGGAGAAAAAGGAAAAATTCATTTTGAAGAAGAAATACAGATTGGAATCACATTTTCTTCTCATTTAGAATCGAAAATCCTAAAAAATCTTTTTATTGCCCATCCTTATGAGGAAGTCGCGTATGAGATACATTCTCTGGAAAATAAAAACCAGCATCTTGGAATGGGAATGATTGGTGAGCTTAACTCCCCTGCCGATGAAAAAAACTTTTTAAACCATTTAAAAGAGACTTTTACAACAGGTTGTGTAAGGCACTCTAAATTATTAGATAAACCTATTAAAAAAGTGGCAGTACTTGGTGGAAGTGGTGCTTTCGCCATTGAAAATGCCAGGGCTGCAGGTGCAGATATTTTTATAACCGCAGATCTCAAGTACCATGATTTCTATAAAGCCGAGGAAAAGCTGGTACTGGCAGATATTGGACACTATGAAAGTGAACAGTTTACAAAAAATTTACTATATTCTTTTCTTAGCAAAAAAATTAGTAGTTTTGCACTTATTTTAGCAGATACAAATACCAATCCAATACATTATTTATAA
- the lpxK gene encoding tetraacyldisaccharide 4'-kinase: protein MSNLRKLLYPFSVLYHGITGMRNVLYDRNVLRSKSYDFPVICVGNLNTGGTGKSPMIEYLLDLLKKDHVTAILSRGYKRQSKGFRLVEIEDAAIITGDEPLQFKNKFPQSIVAVDANRREGIEKLINYFPDVILLDDAFQHRKVEAGFNILLTSYSDLYVNDLLLPGGNLRESISGASRAEVIVVTKCPEDLSMEDMDKIERLLKPLPHQKVYFTSIGYSDKIFSETESLLLEDIKAYNYTLVTGIANPKPLISYLEEKRIKLEHKKFPDHHNFSAKELKQLKHLPGIITTEKDYMRLKDKLVSKTLFYLPIRVNFLKDKEGFNSQILNFINKK, encoded by the coding sequence ATGTCGAATCTCAGAAAATTACTTTATCCTTTTTCAGTTTTGTATCATGGAATTACCGGGATGAGGAATGTTTTGTATGACCGGAATGTACTTAGATCTAAATCTTATGATTTTCCTGTAATATGCGTTGGCAATTTGAATACGGGCGGTACCGGCAAATCACCAATGATAGAGTATTTGTTGGACCTTCTGAAAAAAGATCATGTAACAGCAATATTGAGCAGGGGCTACAAGCGGCAAAGTAAAGGTTTTAGGTTAGTCGAAATTGAAGATGCTGCTATAATAACTGGAGATGAGCCCCTTCAGTTCAAAAATAAATTTCCGCAGAGCATTGTAGCGGTTGATGCAAATAGGAGGGAGGGAATTGAAAAACTGATCAACTATTTCCCAGATGTTATTCTTTTAGATGATGCGTTCCAGCATAGAAAAGTAGAGGCGGGATTTAATATCTTATTAACTTCATACAGTGATCTGTACGTTAATGATCTTCTATTGCCCGGTGGAAATTTAAGAGAATCAATTTCCGGTGCCAGCAGGGCTGAAGTAATAGTAGTTACAAAGTGTCCAGAAGATCTTTCGATGGAAGATATGGATAAAATAGAGAGGCTATTAAAACCTCTGCCTCATCAAAAAGTATATTTCACTTCTATAGGTTATTCAGATAAGATTTTTTCAGAAACAGAAAGTTTACTTCTAGAGGATATTAAAGCTTATAACTATACTCTTGTTACCGGAATTGCAAATCCAAAACCGTTAATAAGCTATCTTGAAGAAAAAAGGATTAAGCTGGAACATAAAAAATTCCCAGATCACCATAATTTTAGTGCTAAAGAATTAAAGCAACTCAAGCATCTGCCGGGAATTATTACTACAGAAAAGGATTATATGAGATTAAAGGATAAGCTGGTTTCTAAAACCCTGTTCTATCTTCCAATACGGGTAAATTTTTTAAAAGATAAGGAAGGTTTTAATTCTCAAATTTTAAACTTTATAAATAAAAAATGA
- a CDS encoding ATP-binding protein, whose product MKNLKLIVLLFCCFITFGFQESGEDSIKPKPEQIRELLAKAENSVDMMDFDKAQQQLNKSLEYAKEIDHKRYIALTSGILARMYQVRHKYDEGITQLERAISIQREINDQSGLAYSYVLYSKILNSKGETERALKYLDLAKTYYEAEENEEQLGIISLNKAVIYLNKDNLRNRALSELNNAEVYLEDSDNKYELSRLYYFLARAYWYEGLFEKSEKAALKGLELAKTGKYTGMTMYTYGLLSEISEERNNHAAALDYLQKNNEVREYVFNINKEALQTEANERAGVDALKSTLDELTMQNAEQERTLKVNKLTTILSVALITILSLLTLSLYKNNNLRARANELLQKKNSELILAKENAEKASLAKAQFLTTITHELRTPLYAVTGLTHLLLEESPTESQKEHLNSLKFSGEYLLSLINNILDLNKLEANKVEIVKSNFDLEKRMSDVLIALKNSADEKNTKIHFDFDEKIPKKLVGDPLKISQILINLLGNSIKFTEDGDIWISVKQTKQRDKIVSLFFEIKDNGEGIGKEKQKAIFENFTQGSTQINRKFGGTGLGLSIVKNLLSLLNSEIELESELGKGSKFTFELDFEAPEAEAINTVLQETAKIEDPKPTNEIMKNKRILVVEDNKINQMITRKILEKNKVICDVADNGSIAIEKVNNNDFDLILMDIHMPGISGIEATIEIRKFDTEIPIIALTAVTLDDNLDEFYLNGFNDIIPKPYKTEEFFHKINKYLAARETMA is encoded by the coding sequence ATGAAGAACTTAAAGCTTATTGTTTTACTTTTTTGTTGTTTTATCACCTTTGGTTTCCAGGAATCAGGGGAAGATAGCATCAAACCTAAGCCTGAACAGATCAGGGAGTTGTTGGCCAAAGCAGAAAATTCTGTCGATATGATGGATTTTGATAAAGCGCAGCAACAATTAAATAAATCTCTGGAGTACGCCAAGGAAATAGACCATAAACGTTACATAGCACTTACAAGTGGAATCCTTGCAAGGATGTATCAGGTCAGACATAAATACGACGAGGGTATTACCCAGCTGGAGAGGGCTATTTCTATACAACGCGAAATTAACGATCAATCAGGATTAGCTTATTCTTATGTACTCTATTCCAAGATCCTTAATTCTAAAGGTGAAACAGAGCGGGCATTAAAATATCTTGATCTTGCTAAAACCTATTATGAAGCTGAGGAAAACGAGGAACAGTTAGGCATTATTTCTTTAAACAAGGCCGTAATATACCTGAATAAGGACAATTTAAGAAATAGAGCTTTATCTGAGTTAAATAACGCCGAAGTTTACCTTGAGGACAGCGATAACAAATATGAACTTTCAAGACTTTATTATTTCTTAGCCAGGGCTTACTGGTACGAGGGGCTTTTTGAAAAATCTGAAAAAGCTGCATTAAAGGGTTTAGAACTTGCGAAAACTGGCAAGTATACAGGGATGACCATGTATACTTATGGTCTTTTAAGTGAGATTTCTGAAGAAAGAAATAACCATGCTGCAGCTCTGGACTATTTACAAAAAAATAATGAAGTCCGGGAATATGTATTCAATATCAATAAAGAGGCGCTTCAAACAGAAGCAAATGAACGAGCTGGAGTAGATGCCTTAAAAAGCACTCTGGATGAGCTCACTATGCAAAATGCTGAACAGGAAAGAACCCTGAAGGTGAATAAACTTACAACGATTTTAAGTGTTGCGCTTATCACAATTCTCTCTTTATTAACCTTATCACTTTATAAGAATAATAACCTGAGAGCAAGAGCCAATGAGCTGCTTCAAAAGAAAAATTCAGAGTTAATTCTAGCCAAAGAAAACGCAGAAAAAGCCTCCCTTGCTAAAGCTCAATTCTTAACAACCATTACACATGAGCTAAGAACTCCCTTATATGCGGTAACAGGCCTTACGCATCTTCTGCTCGAAGAAAGCCCCACAGAGAGCCAGAAAGAACATCTAAATTCTTTAAAGTTCTCTGGAGAGTATTTATTATCTCTCATCAACAATATTCTGGATCTTAACAAACTTGAAGCAAATAAGGTTGAAATTGTAAAATCTAATTTCGATCTGGAAAAAAGAATGTCTGATGTACTTATTGCTCTAAAAAATTCTGCGGACGAAAAGAATACCAAGATCCATTTCGATTTTGATGAAAAAATTCCAAAGAAACTGGTTGGAGATCCATTAAAAATATCTCAGATCCTTATCAATTTACTAGGAAACTCTATTAAGTTTACTGAGGACGGGGACATATGGATTTCAGTAAAACAAACAAAACAAAGAGATAAGATAGTTTCTCTCTTCTTTGAGATCAAAGATAATGGAGAAGGTATTGGTAAGGAGAAGCAAAAAGCTATTTTCGAGAATTTCACTCAGGGCTCTACTCAGATCAACAGAAAATTTGGCGGGACCGGCTTAGGCCTTTCTATTGTTAAAAATCTGCTAAGTCTTCTTAATAGTGAAATTGAGCTTGAAAGTGAACTGGGTAAAGGCTCCAAATTCACTTTTGAACTTGATTTTGAAGCACCGGAAGCTGAAGCTATAAATACCGTACTACAGGAAACAGCAAAAATTGAAGATCCAAAGCCAACAAATGAGATCATGAAAAACAAGCGAATTCTTGTTGTTGAGGATAACAAGATCAATCAAATGATCACCCGAAAAATTCTTGAAAAGAACAAGGTAATTTGTGATGTGGCTGATAATGGAAGTATTGCTATTGAAAAGGTAAACAATAATGATTTTGATCTAATTCTTATGGATATTCATATGCCTGGAATTAGCGGGATTGAAGCAACCATTGAGATAAGAAAATTTGATACCGAAATCCCTATTATCGCCTTAACGGCGGTAACTCTTGATGATAATCTGGATGAATTCTACCTAAATGGATTTAATGACATTATTCCAAAACCCTATAAGACTGAAGAATTCTTTCACAAGATCAATAAATACTTAGCAGCCAGAGAAACAATGGCTTAG
- the gap gene encoding type I glyceraldehyde-3-phosphate dehydrogenase: MAKTINIAINGFGRIGRNLFRILLDHPGINVVAVNDLHNTESLAHLLKYDSIHGRLKEEVSSTDAGIVINGQTFPLLNFSNPSDIPWNLYNVDYVIEASGKFKTQDTLGGHFKEGVKKVILSVPPQDDSIKMIVLGVNEHILDGSERIISNASCTTNNAAPMLKVINDHLEVKQAYITTIHSYTSDQSLHDKPHKDLRRSRAAAQSIIPTTTGAAKALTSIFPNLSDVIGGCGIRVPVANGSLTDMTLNVKKDTSIAEVNALFKEASQGSLKRIIEYTEDPIVSVDILDRSASCIFDAQMTSVIGNKLVKLIGWYDNEIGYSNRLIDLISLINDK, translated from the coding sequence ATGGCTAAAACTATTAATATTGCCATTAACGGGTTTGGCAGGATTGGAAGAAATCTTTTTAGAATTCTTCTGGATCACCCTGGCATCAATGTGGTTGCCGTTAATGATCTTCATAATACAGAGAGTCTTGCACATCTCCTTAAATATGATTCAATTCATGGGAGACTTAAAGAGGAGGTTTCATCAACTGATGCTGGAATTGTTATTAATGGCCAGACATTTCCTTTATTAAATTTCAGTAATCCCTCCGATATTCCCTGGAATTTATACAACGTGGATTACGTAATAGAAGCTTCAGGAAAATTCAAAACCCAGGATACACTAGGAGGTCATTTTAAAGAAGGAGTTAAAAAAGTAATATTATCGGTGCCTCCTCAAGATGATTCAATTAAAATGATCGTTCTTGGAGTAAATGAACATATTCTGGATGGTTCTGAAAGAATTATCTCTAATGCTTCCTGTACAACAAATAATGCGGCACCAATGCTCAAGGTGATAAACGATCATCTGGAAGTTAAACAGGCGTATATCACAACCATACATTCTTATACATCAGACCAGAGTTTGCATGATAAACCGCACAAAGACCTAAGAAGGAGTCGTGCCGCCGCACAATCTATCATCCCCACAACCACCGGTGCAGCGAAAGCATTAACCAGTATTTTCCCAAATTTAAGTGATGTGATTGGAGGCTGCGGAATTAGAGTTCCGGTTGCCAATGGTTCTTTGACCGACATGACTTTAAATGTAAAAAAAGACACTTCTATCGCCGAAGTAAATGCGTTATTTAAAGAGGCGTCTCAGGGATCTTTAAAAAGAATTATTGAATACACTGAAGATCCTATAGTTTCTGTAGATATTTTAGACCGTAGCGCCAGTTGTATTTTTGACGCTCAAATGACTTCTGTCATCGGGAACAAGCTGGTGAAATTGATAGGTTGGTATGACAATGAAATAGGATACTCTAATCGTCTTATCGATTTAATTTCACTCATTAACGATAAATAG